One Lepisosteus oculatus isolate fLepOcu1 chromosome 13, fLepOcu1.hap2, whole genome shotgun sequence genomic region harbors:
- the LOC138242262 gene encoding olfactory receptor 2AT4-like: protein MGGINVTLHSEFIIVGVPGLQEHYTALFIVFLILFLATFLDNLLIVVLFALDHRVHTPMYFFLWNLAVSDVLLTITVIPKLLVVLSGHDRTISFSNCFVQMYLFISFTVVEVFLIAVMAYDRYVAVVKPLHYNIIINTKVCITMISSVWVLGFLVPLTSVVLASTLSYCGSNLILHIVCHYPTVMSLACGDVSAQVNFALFLAMVVIYIPFLFVMWSYYRIVWSVIKMKTVESRKKAFSMCSSHMTVVFLYYVSGAVVYIEMRVGSIRPDARIFIGSVYYFLTPLVNPIIYSLRNEKIKAAIHRYFGIQAPF from the coding sequence ATGGGAGGAATCAATGTCACCCTACACTCTGAGTTCATCATTGTGGGAGTGCCAGGTCTGCAGGAGCACTACACTGCCCTCTTCATCGTTTTCCTCATCCTCTTCCTGGCCACATTCCTGGATAATCTGCTCATTGTGGTGTTATTTGCCCTGGACCACCGGGTCCACACTCCCATGTACTTCTTCCTCTGGAACTTGGCTGTCTCAGATGTTCTACTGACCATTACTGTCATACCCAAGTTATTAGTAGTGCTTTCTGGTCATGACAGGACCATATCCTTCTCAAATTGTTTTGTGCAGATgtatctttttatttcatttacagtTGTTGAAGTATTCCTCATTGCAGTCATGGCTTATGACCGATATGTTGCTGTAGTTAAACCTCTGCATTACAACATCATCATTAATACCAAGGTCTGCATTACAATGATATCCTCAGTCTGGGTGCTGGGCTTCCTTGTGCCCTTAACATCTGTAGTACTGGCAAGCACCTTGTCATACTGTGGATCAAACCTTATCCTGCACATTGTCTGTCACTACCCAACTGTAATGTCATTAGCCTGTGGTGATGTCTCAGCACAAGTGAACTTTGCTCTGTTTCTTGCTATGGTTGTAATTTACATTCCTTTCCTGTTTGTCATGTGGTCCTACTACAGAATTGTGTGGTCagtgataaaaatgaaaactgtggaAAGCCGTAAGAAGGCCTTCTCAATGTGCTCTTCACATATGACTGTCGTCTTTCTGTATTATGTATCTGGTGCTGTAGTGTATATTGAAATGAGAGTGGGGAGTATTCGTCCTGATGCACGCATCTTCATTGGTTCAGTGTATTATTTCCTCACTccattggtcaaccccatcatTTACAgcttaagaaatgaaaaaatcaaGGCAGCAATTCACAGATACTTTGGAATACAGGCTCCTTTCTAG
- the LOC102695760 gene encoding olfactory receptor 2AT4-like — protein MEGTNVTLFYEFIIVGFPGLQEHSFAFFIFFLILLLATFLANMVIMVLIALDHRLHTPMYLLLWNLAVLDVLITVTVIPKLLAVLLGHDRTISFSGCFTQMYFFISFNSIEVFLVAVMGFDRYVAIVKPLHYNTLISSKVCVTMVASVWLLGFLAPLTPVVLASILQYCGSNLILHIVCDYPTVMSLACGDVTAQVNFALSIAMLFYIPVLFVLWSYYKIVCSVIKMKTVECRKKAFSMCSSHMTVVFLYYVSASVVYIGLRVESIPPDGRIFIGAVYYFLTPLVNPIIYTLRNENIKAAAHKYLRLQSPF, from the coding sequence ATGGAAGGAACCAATGTCACCCTGTTTTATGAGTTCATCATTGTGGGATTTCCAGGTCTGCAGGAGCACAGTTTTGCTTTCTTCATCttcttcctcatcctcctcCTGGCCACATTTTTGGCTAATATGGTCATCATGGTATTAATTGCCCTAGATCACCGGCTCCACACACCCATGTACTTACTCCTCTGGAACTTGGCTGTCTTAGATGTACTGATAACTGTCACTGTCATACCCAAGTTGTTAGCAGTTCTTTTGGGTCATGACAGGACAATATCCTTCTCTGGTTGTTttacacaaatgtatttttttatctcaTTTAATAGTATTGAAGTATTCCTTGTTGCAGTGATGGGTTTTGACCGTTATGTTGCTATTGTGAAACCTCTTCATTACAACACCTTAATCAGCAGTAAGGTTTGTGTTACAATGGTAGCCTCAGTCTGGCTTCTGGGCTTCCTTGCGCCTTTAACACCTGTTGTACTGGCAAGCATTTTGCAGTACTGTGGATCAAATCTTATCCTGCACATTGTCTGTGACTACCCCACTGTAATGTCATTAGCCTGTGGTGATGTCACAGCACAAGTGAACTTTGCTTTATCCATTGCAATGTTATTTTACATTCCTGTTCTGTTTGTTCTTTGGTCCTACTACAAAATTGTATGTTCAGTGATAAAGATGAAAACTGTGGAGTGTCGTAAGAAGGCCTTTTCAATGTGCTCTTCACACATGACTGTGGTTTTTCTGTACTATGTATCTGCTTCTGTAGTGTATATTGGATTAAGAGTAGAAAGTATCCCTCCTGATGGACGAATCTTCATTGGTGCAGTGTATTATTTCCTCACCccgttggtcaaccccatcatTTACACCTTAAGGAATGAAAATATCAAGGCAGCAGCTCACAAATATTTGAGGCTACAGTCCCCTTTCTAG